Proteins encoded within one genomic window of Besnoitia besnoiti strain Bb-Ger1 chromosome II, whole genome shotgun sequence:
- a CDS encoding hypothetical protein (encoded by transcript BESB_033460), with the protein MERPYNVRERADGERRRRGERPESRGRGDKEPRLDAGRRSAASSSTDRQRGKQAKTATEGEGRGDTQGRTTPQNQVEKTHRRPTADAAPLSLAPRHTRASRRISERRFLHGLQAARSPSSPLEFLSPRSSPEAELSLLARQTGAPSSVSSSEGPLARRQRSGVACILRASPARSASAAAKARQDAEVAQLASAASGAARGCGLRERGGCGAQPRQGRVEPPRRQEEVGSLAVAGGQGGGGATGAGVRDEKALTARRSSTATGRQKTPNGGLGRRAPAWQEGECGLRDPRRSREPKTASEELCVKEEQAEAAVKRAKRRAEGASLCDVSTPAESGTLLRPPRASGSPTRGGSAPSGRTATHSQRPAAGVDRGKATLRATATRSARASSASPLSSSAPLSGAAEPLSLSAARRACTKAPEKGRVSAAEAGPTEVAGVPLEAFERFQKPFRRVELTELSAPNRWKKSATYEEKIQSLLQEGVARSTCFRREAPSSLTICKQYDWKNHQAMFEDEDRTMYYRKAICWRGWERHEAARAKSEGPAASPLQRRRLSGDSGAICAKRDIGSEEETAETEASGSAPRLHLAARPGARGTRAESSPAGTDGLESPVDAAAQTAGYQSEKYDGDGETGEEEAMHAALGAPQTEEPASGKAARKKEDPRRPRAAAAPASAGPAEDPEAEFSDEAREEVDDGVVDVKTYRLPRAELSEDQDAGDGKRPRRSNTYVQGKRILEIGTGPIALLAVLAVKAGADYVDALEVSRTSASLATAFIRQFGLNASASRYRRSSLSLSSLACNGEPQRGYYAGSRRGAAASAASLASPASPASSSPVSTAASAPFSDASPPPTPPPAVSAASSLPSPSEALPPAVSCAASALPLEPLQTSDSPAAASICPSRSLRSSFAALAAGSRALPGRGSPSGDGGSAAAKAAAADPPSPLSSLDCARAGVTPLPSPPLLESFSPLPSPVVPLSPLPSSLASASPGALRAAAGACEAPPPPPTSAAAPRSCCLRTRPRSSTSRRRRRSPSPAASRAAPAGPLVIHSCYSKLFPLPPPHLAPKPWGEAAAFPLASTAPALSQGGARTPPAAGAAPRRAARRLASPPSAPLSATPARPPACYYEMIIHEILGDFASQEGAADVYLDIQRRLGYCPRSIPTAATTCVAPCTFPTRENVPYQASEHPERTIFSPRRRLFQSVGLQFSSLLLCDALLPMEQLRFEEPMERQMLQRRRLEFTVTRAGKFAGFVAGIDVEIRPGRHFGTVFERQCDSWYTNIVLLGKEIDVRRRDRITLFTVADLKNYQLDTVSHGVGKKKQAVQLEVSRPTYTFQGFVERKDEGVIAEFGPVLIDYDEQASCVRADADSGLGCLMATLNPMGAYLFHRAARATAKARRPAGSEP; encoded by the exons gagcggaggaggcggggcgaGCGTCCTGAGtcgagaggacgcggcgacaAAGAGCCTCGGCTAGATGCAGGCCGCAGGAGTGCCGCGTCCAGCagcacagacagacagagagggaagCAGGCGAAAACCGCTACGGAGGGGGAAGGACGGGGAGACACACAAGGCAGAACCACTCCACAGAATCAGGTGGAGAAAACCCACCGGAGGCCAACGGCggacgctgcgcctctctcacTGGCCccgcggcacacgcgcgcctcgcgacgcATCTCCGAGCGCCGCTTCCTGCACGGCCTGCAAGCGGCTCGATCGCCCTCCAGCCCTCTGGAGTTCCTTTCGCCTCGTTCCTCTCCCGAGGCCGAATtgagtctcctcgcgcggcaaACAGGTGCTCCGTCGTCGGTTTCCTCATCCGAAGGCCCGCTCGCCCGCAGACAGCGAAGTGGGGTCGCCTGCATACTGAGGGCGAGTCCCGCACGATccgccagcgcagccgcTAAGGCGAGACAAGACGCCGAAGTTGCGCAGCttgcgtcggcggcgtcaggcgccgcgcggggctgcggctTGCGCGAGAGGGGAGGCTGTGGCGCACAACCGAGGCAGGGCCGCGTAGAGCCGCCCCGCCGACAAGAGGAAGTCGGCAGCCTGGCAGTGGCAGGAGGAcaggggggaggcggcgcgaccggcgctggcgtgcgagacgagaaggccctcacggcgcgacgcagcagcacagcTACGGGGAGACAGAAAACGCCTAATGGGGGGCtggggagacgcgcgcccgcgtggcAAGAGGGTGAGTGCGGCCTGCGCGACCCGCGCCGGAGTCGGGAGCCCAAGACTGCGTCTGAGGAGCTCTGCGTGAAGGAGGAGCAAGCCGAGGCAGCGGTCAAGCGAGCGAAACGCCGCGCGGAAGGGGCGAGCCTGTGCGACGTctcgacgcccgcggagagcggcacccttctgcgtcctccgcgcgccagcggGTCGCCGAcaagaggcggcagcgcaccTTCTGGGAGGACAGCGACCCACTCGCAGCGTCCCGCTGCCGGAGTCGATAGAGGAAAGGCGACTCTgcgcgcgacagccacgcgcagcgcgcgggcctcctctgcgtcccctctctcgtcgtctgcgcctctctcgggcgccgcggagccacTCAGCCTCAGCGCCGCTCGACGAGCCTGCACGAAGGCACCCGAGAAGGGCCGCGTgtccgcggcggaagcgggcCCCACTGAGGTTGCAGGCGTTCCACTCGAAGCTTTCGAGCGCTTCCAGAAACCCTTCCGAAGAGTCGAACTTACGGAGCTCTCGGCGCCGAATCGCTGGAAGAAGTCGGCGACCTACGAG GAGAAGATCCAGTCGCTTCTGCAGGAAGGAGTCGCGAGGTCGACCTGCTTCCGGCGTGAGGCTCCGTCGTCGCTGACCATTTGCAAGCAGTACGACTGGAAAAATCACCAG GCGATGTTTGAAGACGAAGACCGCACGATGTACTATCGGAAGGCGATCTGCTGGCGGGGTTGGGAGCGccacgaggcggcgcgcgccaaGAGCGAGGGccctgcggcttcgcctctgcagcgccgccgcctgagtggagacagcggagcgaTTTGCGCGAAACGAGACATCGGAAGTGAAGAGGAAACGGCCGAGACCGAGGCGAGCGGGAGCGCGCCGCGTTTGcatctcgcggcgcgcccagGAGCTAGGGGCACTCGCGCTGAGTCCTCGCCGGCAGGGACAGACGGGCTAGAGTCGCCGGTGGATGCCGCGGCCCAGACTGCCGGTTATCAGAGCGAGAAGTacgacggcgacggggagacaggggaggaggaagcgatgCACGCAGCGCTGGGCGCGCCTCAGACAGAGGAGCCCGCCAGCGGGAAagccgcgcggaagaaagaggacccgcgacggcctcgcgctgcggctgcgccggcgagcgcggggcCTGCAGAGGACCCCGAAGCGGAGTTCAGCGACgaagcgagggaggaagTCGATGATGGCGTCGTTGACGTGAAGACCTACAGACTCCCTCGAGCCGAGCTGAGTGAAGAccaagacgcaggcgacggaaAACGCCCGCGCAGATCCAACACTTACGTCCAGGGGAAGCGCATCTTGGAAATCGGCACCGGTCCGAttgcgcttctcgccgtcctcgcggtCAAGGCGGGGGCGGACTACGTCGACGCGCTCGAG GTCAGCAGGACGTCAGCGTCTCTTGCGACGGCCTTCATCCGGCAGTTCGGTCTCAACGCAAGCGCGAGCCGCTACCGCcgctcgtcgctctcgctctcctctctggcgtGCAACGGAGAGCCGCAACGCGGCTATTACGCAGgatcgcgccgcggcgcggcggcctctgcggcgtcgcttgcgtcgcctgcgtcgcccgcctcgtcgtcgcccgtctccacagccgcgtctgcgcctttcagcgacgcgtcgccgccaccCACGCCCCCCCCGGCcgtgtctgcggcctcgtcccttccttctccgtcggaagctctgccgcccgcggtctcttgcgcagcctctgcgctgcctctggagccgctgcagacgtcggactcgcccgctgcggcctccatctgcccctcgcgctcgctgcgctcgtcgttcgcggctctcgccgcaggctcccgcgcgctgccggggCGAGGGTCTCCGTCTGGCGACGGGGGGTCGGCTGCCGCcaaggcagcggcagccgaccccccgtcgcctctgtcgtcgcTCGACTGTGCCCGCGCGGGCGTGACGCCCCtgccctctccgccgctgctggagtCCTTTTCGCCCCTGCCTTCGCCGGTCGTCCCCCTGTCGCCGTTGCCCTCCtcactcgcctccgcttcgcccggcgcgctccgcgcggccgctggcgcctgcgaggctcCGCCG cctccgcctacctcggccgcggcaccgcgcagctgctgcctgcggacCCGTCCGCGGTCGTCGacgtcccgccgccgccgccggtcgccgtcgcccgcggcgtcgcgggcggctcCCGCGGGGCCGCTAGTCATCCACAGCTGCTACAGCAAGCTTTttcccctgccgccgccgcacctcGCCCCGAAGCCttggggcgaggcggcggccttccccctcgcctccacggcgcccgcgctgtcgcagggcggcgctcggaccccccccgccgcgggtgcagcgccgcgccgcgccgcgcggcggcttgcgtctccgccgtcggcgcctctgtccgcgacgcctgcgcgtcccCCGGCCTGTTACTACGAGATGATTATCCACGAGATTCTGGGCGACTTCGCCTcgcaggagggcgccgcggacgttTATCTGGACatccagcgccgcctcgggtACTGCCCGCGCTCGATCCccaccgcggcgacgacctGCGTTGCGCCGTGCACCTTTCCGACCCGCGAAAACGTCCCGTACCAg GCCAGCGAACATCCGGAGAGGACGATCTTCTCACCCAGAAGGAGACTTTTTCAGAGT GTCGGGCTTCAattctcttcgcttctcctGTGCGACGCACTTCTTCCCATGGAGCAGCTGCGCTTCGAAGAGCCGATGGAGCGCCAGATGCTTCAG CGGCGTCGACTGGAGTTCACGGTGACGCGCGCAGGGAAGTTTGCGGGTTTCGTCGCGGGCATTGACGTGGAAATTCGTCCG GGTCGGCACTTCGGCACCGTCTTCGAGCGGCAGTGCGACAGCTGGTACACGAACATCGTGCTCCTGGGGAAAGAAATCGACGTCCGCCGCCGAGATCGCATCACGCTCTTCACCGTCGCAGACCTGAAGAACTACCAACTAGACACCGTGTCGCATGGAGTC ggcaagaagaagcaggcggTGCAGCTCGAAGTCTCGCGGCCGACTTACACTTTCCAGGGCTTCGTGGAGCGGAAGGACGAGGGCGTCATCGCCGAGTTTGGCCCGGTCCTCATCGACTACGACGAACAGGCCtcctgcgtccgcgccga CGCCGATAGTGGCCTGGGATGCTTGATGGCGACCCTCAACCCCATGGGAGCATATCTATTtcaccgcgccgcgcgggcgactgcAAAGGCCCGAAGGCCTGCGGGCtctgaaccctaa